A stretch of DNA from Roseovarius sp. W115:
GCCGTCGAGGCGCAATCGGAACATCCTATTGCGCGTGCGATTGAAGCGGCAGCAGAAGAAGAAACCCTGCAAATTCCCACGGCAGAAAAAGCCACTGCCCTGCCCGGCTTTGGAATGCAGGCAGAGGCAGAAGGCCACACCGTGCTGGTGGGAGCCACGCGCCTGATGCAGCGCGAAGGGATTTCAACCGACGCTTTGGAGGGCGATCTGAGAACACTCGGCGCACGCGGGGAAACTCCCGTCTTTGCCGCCATTGATGGACAACTCGCCACCCTCATCGGTGTCTCTGACCCGCTCAAACCCAATGCCAAAGCTGCGATAGATGCACTGCATACCGCAGGTCTCACAACAGCATTGATCACCGGCGACAGTCGCGCCACCGGGGCGGCCATCGCGAAACAACTGGGCATCGACCATGTCGAGGCGGAGGTGTTGCCGGAAGACAAGCTCACCGCGCTGCAAGCCCTCAGGACACGCCACGGCACCGTGGCCTTTGTCGGCGACGGGATCAACGACGCGCCCGCACTGGCCGAAGCCGATATCGGTATCGCCATGGGCACCGGCACGGATGTGGCCATTGAGGCGGCAGATACCGTGCTGATGTCCGGCGACCCGTTGGGCGTGCTCAACGCGCTGCGGCTCTCACGCAAGACATTGGGCAACATACGGCAGAACCTCTTTTGGGCGTTTGCTTACAATGTCGCCCTGATCCCGGTGGCCGCAGGTGTGCTCTACCCGCTGACCGGTCAGCTTCTGTCGCCCATGCTGGCCGCAGGGGCAATGGCGCTCAGTTCAGTGTTCGTGGTCAGCAACGCGCTGCGCCTGCGGCATGTGCGCCCGGTTGAGATTGGAGACACGCCATGAACATCAAGGACGTCTCCGCACAAACCGGTCTGCCTGCCAAGACAATCCGCTATTACGAGGATATCGGCCTCGTCCGCCCGGACCGCAGCGCCAATGGCTACCGGGTGTTCAGCGACACCCAAATCCACAAACTTGCCTTTCTGGGCAGGTCACGGGCGTTGGGCTTCTCCATTGAAGACTGCCGCACCCTGCTGGCGCTCTATGAAGACAACAGCCGCGCCAGTGCGGATGTGAAGGCGGTGGCCGAGGAGCATCTCAGCCAAATTGGTGAGAAGATTGCGCAACTGGAGGCGATGCGGGACACATTGCGCACATTGGTTCAAAGCTGCGCGGGGGATGCGCGTCCGGACTGTCCAATTTTGAAGGATCTGGCGCGGGGATGAGGGTTAGGATGGTGGGATGAAATCCCACCCTACGGCATTGAAATGTTTCGCGCGCGAAACGCTTTAAGCCCTTGTTAGAGTTTGCGCCTTTGCGATGTGAGACGCAAGTCGCGCGGATGACCGCAGATGTAGGGTGGGATTTCACCCCACCTCCCTCTCACAACTCCCGCCCGGCCTTCCACTCGCCCCATTTCATCGTCGCGGTCGCTCCGAGATAGGTAAACGGCAAGGGCGGCAGGCGAGAGGGTTCCCCCTGCCCCATCACGTCCGTCACAGTCTCACTCTCGACGCCCGAGGCCATCTCCGCCATCGCCATCCCGTGCAGCGTGCCCCGCGCAAGGCCAAGCCCATTCTGGCAGCAGGCGGCATAAAGCCCCTTCTCCACTTCCCCCAAGGCGGGCGCGCCGTTCCAACTCAAGCAGAGACGCCCGCCCCAGCGGTGCTCCATCTCGACGCCCTCAAGCATGGGAAAGCGCGCGGCGAAGGACCGGTCATGCGTGCGGCCCATCGCGGCCACGCGGGCCTCTGACACCTTAAGGCTGGGATCATAGGTCACCCGGTTGCGCATGATGATCCGCGTGCCGCCTGTCCCATTGATCTTGCGCACCGTGCTGCCCATGGGGTCGGCTGGTGTAAGACCCCACTGTGCCGCCCCGCCCAATCGCTTGCTCTGCGCCTCCGTCAGAGCGCGGGTCATGGAGCCGTAGAGGAACACATGCAAAAGCCGCCCCTTGAAATGCCCAAAGCTGTTGGCATGGCCGTTGACGGCCAGAATGACCTTGGGCGCGGTGATCTGACCTTTTGGGGTTTTGGCGACCCAATCGCCTCGCCGCTCCAATGCGACGACCGGCGTGTTTTCAAAGATCTGAATGCGGTTGCTGGCCAATGCGCTGGCAACTCCACGCACAAAAAGCACAGGCTGCAGCATCGCTGTTCCCGGCGTGTAAAGCCCGCTTTGATAGTAATCCGACCCGGTCAAATCACGCATCGCTGCGGCATTAAGCACTTCATGCGCCTCACCCATCCGCGTCAGGTGCGCGGCATAGTCGAGATTGTGCTGATGTCCCTTGGCGCTGGCGGCGGCGTTGGTCTTGCCAGATTGGGTAAATGCCTCTGCGCTCAACCCATATTCCGCTGCCATCTCAGCAGCAAAACCGATGGCCCTTCTGTTCATCCGGGTCTGCGCGATATCTCTTTCCAACGCCCCGCCGTAATCCTCGGACGCCAGATCATGTGGCAGGTCGATCATAAAGCCGGAGTTGCGCCCGGCAGGACCCTCACCGATCCGCTTGGCATCCAGCAGCACAATCCGCGCATCGGGGTGCAACTGGCTGAGCCGCCGAACCGCCGACAACCCAGCAAAGCCGCCACCGATCACAAGCCAATCCGCCGTGGTTTCAGCCTCCAACATCTGCGCTGGTGCTGCGTCGGGCAAAATCGCGTTCCACCCCGTGACACCGGGGTCGCAGGGCATTTGGGTGATCTTCATGGCAGGCTGAGCTGAGCCATACGGCCCCCATCGATGGTCCAGACCTGACCGGTGACAAAACTCGCATCGTCGCTCGCCAGCCAGCAGATAAGCTGTGCCACCTCCTCGGGTGCGCCCGTGCGGCGGATGGGGTGAATGCCACCGATCTCGGCGCGAAACGCATTGGGGTCAGGCATGCTCTCAATGAAATCCTCATTGAGCGGCGTGTCGATCCAGCCCGGCGCAACCGCGTTGCATCGCACACCCTCCGGGCCATGATCCACCGCCACCGCGCGCGTGAGCCCGTGCAGCCCGGCCTTCGACGCGCCATAGGCGGGATGGCGGGGGTTGTTCCCCAGCCCCTCGATTGAGCCCACATTCACGATCGCGCCACCACTCACTTTCAGCAAAGTCATAGCATGGCGCATCAGCAAGAATGGCGCTGTGAGGTTGACCTGAATTTGCAGATGCCAATCCGCTTCAGGGCTTTCCTCCACCGTGCCTTCTCGCATCACCCCGGCATTGTTGATCAGAATATCCAGGCGACCTGCAAGGGATTTGACCTGCTCCATCACAGCTTGAGGTGCGGTTGGATCGGCAAAATCTGCCGTGATATCCTCATGATCAGAGGACCCGCGCTGTGCACAAAAGACCCGTGCGCCACCCTCTGCCAGAAGGGCCGCTGTCGCCGCGCCCATGCCGCTGGATGCCCCTGTAACGAGTGCGGTTTTTCCCTCAAAGCGGCTCATATCACAGGCTTCCCACCATTGACCTCAACCAACGCGCCACACATGTACCGCGCGGCATCGGAGGCGAGAAAGAGCATCACATCGACGATCTCCTGCGGGCTGGCGATATGGCCCACCGGGACGCTGGCATTGAGCTCGTCAATCGCCTTCTCCGGGTCCAACCCCGGATCGCGAAACCGGTGCGCAACATGGGTGTGTCGACTTCATTTGGACAGACCGCGTTCACACGAATGCCCTGATGCGCGTGGTCCCGGCCCAGGCATTGCGTGAGAGACGCCACCGCCGCTTTGCTCATGACATAAAGTGGGTGGTTGGCCCCGGGGCGCAGGCCCCAGCAGGACGACGTGTTCACAATTGCCCCACCCCCGCGCGCAGTCAGGATCGGCACAGCGGCGCGGCAAATGCGAAACGGCGCCTCGACATTGACACCCATGGTCAAGCTCCAGTCTGCATCGCTTGTCTCGGTTATGTCGCCACGTGTAATGACCCCGGCATTGTTGAAGACCATGTCGAGACCACCAAGGGCCGCCTCGGCCTGTCCCGGCAAGGCATCACAGAACGCCCCATCGAGCAGATCTCCATCGAGATGCGCATCGGCCTCTACCCCGCTACTGTCGCGATCACTTACCGCCACGCGCGCGCCTTCGGCGCGCAAGCTTGCGGCAAGGACCACGCCAATCCCGCCCGCACCTCCGGTGACAAGCGCTGATTTCCCTTCAAATCGCATGATCCACCTCATATCGAATGGGCAGGCTTAGTGCGCCCGTGTTGCCACTGTCGGGTAGCCACTCTGGCGTGCCGTCGTAGGACACTGTGCGAAACGTCCGGCGCAGCGCCGCGAGCGCACAGGCCGTGTCGGTGCGTGCCACGAAATGCCCGATGCAATGATGTGCACCGCCGCCAAAGCCAAAGTGCTTGCGACGCTTCGCCTTGATGTCAAAGGAAGGGTCTTCGCAAATTTCAGGGTCGCGCGCACTGGCGTGAACCAGAAGATGCAGCACCGTGCCTTTGGCGATATGAACGCCGTCGAGATCGACATCTTCCATTGCTTCGCGTGTGGCCCAAGTGGTGGTCGGACGGGCGCGGATGAATTCCTCAACGGCGGCAGGGATCAGGGACGCATCGTTCCGCAGCGCGCGCCATTGATCCGAATTCTCGA
This window harbors:
- the cueR gene encoding Cu(I)-responsive transcriptional regulator, whose protein sequence is MNIKDVSAQTGLPAKTIRYYEDIGLVRPDRSANGYRVFSDTQIHKLAFLGRSRALGFSIEDCRTLLALYEDNSRASADVKAVAEEHLSQIGEKIAQLEAMRDTLRTLVQSCAGDARPDCPILKDLARG
- a CDS encoding NAD(P)/FAD-dependent oxidoreductase yields the protein MKITQMPCDPGVTGWNAILPDAAPAQMLEAETTADWLVIGGGFAGLSAVRRLSQLHPDARIVLLDAKRIGEGPAGRNSGFMIDLPHDLASEDYGGALERDIAQTRMNRRAIGFAAEMAAEYGLSAEAFTQSGKTNAAASAKGHQHNLDYAAHLTRMGEAHEVLNAAAMRDLTGSDYYQSGLYTPGTAMLQPVLFVRGVASALASNRIQIFENTPVVALERRGDWVAKTPKGQITAPKVILAVNGHANSFGHFKGRLLHVFLYGSMTRALTEAQSKRLGGAAQWGLTPADPMGSTVRKINGTGGTRIIMRNRVTYDPSLKVSEARVAAMGRTHDRSFAARFPMLEGVEMEHRWGGRLCLSWNGAPALGEVEKGLYAACCQNGLGLARGTLHGMAMAEMASGVESETVTDVMGQGEPSRLPPLPFTYLGATATMKWGEWKAGREL
- a CDS encoding SDR family NAD(P)-dependent oxidoreductase; this encodes MSRFEGKTALVTGASSGMGAATAALLAEGGARVFCAQRGSSDHEDITADFADPTAPQAVMEQVKSLAGRLDILINNAGVMREGTVEESPEADWHLQIQVNLTAPFLLMRHAMTLLKVSGGAIVNVGSIEGLGNNPRHPAYGASKAGLHGLTRAVAVDHGPEGVRCNAVAPGWIDTPLNEDFIESMPDPNAFRAEIGGIHPIRRTGAPEEVAQLICWLASDDASFVTGQVWTIDGGRMAQLSLP
- a CDS encoding SDR family oxidoreductase produces the protein MGHIASPQEIVDVMLFLASDAARYMCGALVEVNGGKPVI
- a CDS encoding SDR family NAD(P)-dependent oxidoreductase yields the protein MRFEGKSALVTGGAGGIGVVLAASLRAEGARVAVSDRDSSGVEADAHLDGDLLDGAFCDALPGQAEAALGGLDMVFNNAGVITRGDITETSDADWSLTMGVNVEAPFRICRAAVPILTARGGGAIVNTSSCWGLRPGANHPLYVMSKAAVASLTQCLGRDHAHQGIRVNAVCPNEVDTPMLRTGFAIRGWTRRRRLTSSMPASRWAISPARRRSSM